The genomic segment GTAGTAATCTAGCTGTCTGGCTAGAATGGGACTGGAAGTTAGCTTTTTCCTTAAGTCTGTATTTTTGGGTCAGCGTGCATGATTTCATAAAGCTGTGAGCCTTGTCATGGATTTTGGTGCCTTTTTCCTGCAAAGTCTAAGAATTTGCCATTTCAAAGTACTTATccgaattttatggtatataacaTTCTGATGTGGAGGACCAGATAATctatgtaaagcacttaacatAGTGCCTGAAATGTGCTCAGTAATTGATCATTGTATCAGTGTTACTTACTATTGTTATGAGGAGATCCTAATCATTTTCCCTGTTGCCTTTATTGAACTTCAAAATATAAGCATAACACTAAAATACCTTTAAACTCTAAGCCATTTGTACTTACTATTATTGCCCACAGTTTCTTagttattttctacattttaatacACAATTACACATAGAAGTAAACATCTGCTAGACTAATCTCTACTAGACTTAAAGGCAGCTCATACTCGTTGTTATTTATACTCTTGCTTGTAAAAGAGCTTCACTAGTTTGATAAAAGCCCTCTAATCTAGTTGAGATGCAGTATATTGAATTTCTGCATCATTAACAAAATCTTCTTGAGTCACCACATATCTCAGTTCTGCCAAAGTTTGACTTCTTCCGAGGGGGTAGGAAGCCATGGCGAGATCCTCTGGAGCTGATTGTGTGGTGACTCAACAAAGAAAAtcctttgtgtttaaaaaaaaaaaaaagaaagctagcaAGCTTGTGTGTTTTGCATCAATTTAATGAGTGGCCATTTCATTGGTATTCAGTTTGTCcagcagatatttactgagaacTTACTATGTGGCAGGAACTTTTCCATTTgtccaagaaatatttactgagtgcctcctGTGTGCCGTGAACTGTTTCAGGTCCTGGGCATGTAGCAGTTAGAAAATGGACAGAAATGGCCTTTCCTCAATGAGTTTACATTTCAGCTAATCTAATGCTTAATATCTAGAACAATCCTTACCTTTACATATCTGTCTTATTTGTGTCAAAAAATTCACCTGGTAAACTATATTGTTTCTGTTAAGAAGTTATtgaacaggaatttttttttaaacttccagtaGGAAAAGTCTTTGTTTAAAGTATGAGTAAAAAGGGACTAGGGGGTCAGATTGTGCCTGGAATTTgtttgcagttttgttttttgtttttcaccctCACCAAAATATGAGATCTGTTACTATAATCTTGTGAATCAACAGTGTAAGGTGATAATGAAATTCATTGCCTTGTTTGCCACTGTGGACATACCTGAAGCATTTTCTGTTAGTAATCactataattttatgaaaaattccTACTGAGAAAGATATAACAGTCATAGATAGTGATTTATCATTTGCCCTTGTTAAATTTTCTCTCCAGTAAAGTTGGTTCTCCGCCCAAGACTCCTGTCACTAATGTAGCGGCTACCTCAGCTGGGCCCACTAATGTTGGAACAGAGCTGAATTCTGTGCCTCCAAAATCCAGCCCATTTATAACTAGAGTACCAGTATATCCTCAGCATTCTGAAAACATTCAGTATTTTCAAGATCCAAGGACTCAGATACCCTTTGAAGTCCCACAGTACCCACAGACAGGTAAGTAATTTTGGacaattctaagaaaaaaaaagaaactaatataacacGTGTTGTAATAAGTTAGTGAATCATTTATATCTGTGTAGAATATCTACATTAAAGAAAGTAATCCTTTGGGCTATGTGACCCCTAAGTTTTCTTCCTGTCCTAAGAATCTATGATTCTACATACCAATAGTTTTAAGATTCTTATTCCTATGAATCAAATGTAAGGTCCATGGATGAGCTTTAGGGAATTCTGTATGTCCTCTGAAATAGTATACTAAATGTCTGGCttatatatattgaaatataattttggaaaGACAACACACAGCTTATATAGATTATGAAACAGGTCTTAACCTCTGCTCTCAAAAGGGTTATGAGCCAATGATGTAACTAATTACTTAATCCAAAACCTGTGGCAATACATGCCCTAGAAGGAAATTTACCAGCCATCTGTTAATAGCTCAGGTGTTTTTAAGGAGCAGTGTAACAAAATATTTAACGTTAATGATCTTCATATAGTGGTGTCTTGAAAGCATGTACTGTCTTTCTAAAATAAACCAGGGGTGACTAAAGTAGAGTtcaaagcttattttattttcccacatTAAAGGTTGCTTTAGATTTTAAAccattataaaatgttaaattttactaAGATTACATTAAATATTCCTCTTTCCAATTTTCAAGGATACTACCCACCACCTCCAACGGTACCAGCTGGTGTGGCTCCCTGTGTTCCTCGCTTTGTGAGGTCCAATAATGTTCCAGagtcctccctcccacctgcttcCATGCCATATGCTGATCATTACAGTACATTTTCCCCTCGGGATCGAATGAATTCTTCTCCTTACCAGCCTCCTCCTCCGCAGCCGTATGGACCAGTTCCTCCAGTACCTTCTGGAATGTATGCTCCTGTGTATGACAGCAGGCGCATCTGGCGCCCACCTATGTACCAACGAGATGACATTATTAGAAGCAATTCTTTACCTCCAATGGATGTGATGCACTCGTCTGTGTATCAGACATCTTTGCGGGAAAGATATAACTCATTAGATGGGTATTATTCAGTGGCTTGTCAGCCACCAAGTGAGCCAAGGACAACTGTGCCTTTAGCAAGGGTAAGTGATAATGGAAATAGGAACGCCGAtatagtgtagtggttaagagtctaGTGTCTGGTGTTAGACCATTTGGGtttatatcctggctcctccacttACTCATTTGTGACTTATGGAACTTCTCTATATCAATTTTTTCATGTTTGATGGAAATCGtagtagtacctacctcataaggctgttgtgaggattaaatcagaaaaaaagctgTTAGAATTGGACCTGATGCATattaatgctcaataaatgttatgttTGGATACGAAACTGATGGGAAGgtaaaaagaaatcttcaaaataCAGACAGGGCCTATTTTTAGTATCcccatgtatatacatatgatttCCTAAACCAGAAAAGTGAGTGCTCAGattttgcttttaacattttaccaaatattaaCTATTTCATTTAGGAGTATGGAGAATAGGCTAGGGTGACTTccctactgtatttttttttttttgtcccaacAATATAATAAATGTTCACATTATTTCCACAGAATGTAGTTAAATTTATTTACCACTCCCTAGATGATTAAGATTGTTTCTTTTATCCCCCCTTAGGAACCTTGTGGTCATTTGAAGACCAGTTGCGAGGAGCAGATAAGAAGAAAGCCAGAGCAGTGGGCACAGTACCACACTCAGAAAGCACCTCTTGTCTCTTCAACTCTTCCTGTGGCAACACAGTCACCAACACCACCTTCTCCTCTGTTCAGTGTAGACTTTCGCGCTGATGTAAGAAAGGTTTTAATCACTTGATGTTGTAGTGATAGGTCAGACAACTGACTTTAGAGCACTCATTCAAGCCAGGGTTAGCTATATTGAATATTTTGCATTGGTTTGGTGGCAGTTGAGTTTAATTCAGTAAACATTGAGTGTTGAAGCACTATGGCAAGGCACTGTGATACTCTGAAGACCACTAATTACAGTCCTTTTTCCACCAAGAATTTACAAAGCTTTCCAGCAGTATAGTTCTCATTATTGTTGTGGCTTTTATTAATGATAAGGTTTATAtccaccatttattgagcacctacttgtgccaggcactgtagtGAGCATTTacataatgttattttatttaattcttacaaattCCTTAGGAGGCAGGTATTACCCATATTTTGCATGTTAGGAATCctactcagagaagttaagtaatttgcccaagtagTAAATTCAGCGTGTAAGTAgcttggatttgaattctggtctGTCTTAGGCATTTCTTCCCGGCTTCACAAGAGGTGCAGAAATGCCTATGGTATTATTCATGGTGTTTTAAATCACTGTTAATTATTATCATTTCAAAACAAGTTTTTGTACCAGGATTATTTTAATGTACCCTTTTTCAGTACTGTTATATTTAGAGCAAACCATTAATGTTTTTTTGATTCATCTGCTTTATTCCCTATCCCTAGAGatactaatataatttttttctaatcttttcattatgaaaaatttcaagcatatgcaaaagcagagaaaatagtaataaattcCATGTACCCATTATGCACGATTATCTACTCagccaatcttgtttcatttgTACCCCCTCTTCCTACTGGATTATCTTGAAGTAATCCTAGACATCATATTTTTCCATCCATAAATACTGAATTGTTAAAGTAGATCCAAGTTTATCTCATCAGACTTAGTCTTCTTCAAAGCAGCTAACCATCTTGATAAGAGGGATAGAGTTGCCACTTGCTTAATAtaagtgtatgtgtttgtgtatgtgtgttttcgtttgctttttttcattttttagagcaCTTTGTACCATATTAGAGGCATGCTATAAATCGTTGATTGGTCTGGATAGTATCAGTCAGGGATTCCTTATGAGTTCttaaagcacaaaataaaaaagagaaggcattctgttttctattaatacataatataaatacaaatataaatactgTTAGTTATTACAGTTTTTTATATTAGATATTGAATGTTTAATTGTTCACTATAAAGTGCTGTGAATTCTGTAATAGTTACTTTATATTAGTTACGagtttgtaaatttaaatttcttaccAGTtgcctgtgccttttttttttctttgtctttttttaatcagttCTCTGAAAGTGTGAGTGGCACAAAATTTGAAGAAGATCATCTTTCCCATTATTCTCCCTGGTCTTGTGGCACCATAGGTTCCTGTATAAATGCCATCGATTCAGAGCCAAGAGATGTAATTGCTAATTCAAATGCTGTGTTAATGGTATGATTTGGGGGGAAGGGTTATCATGCATGTTGATTCAAGTTTTAGAATGATTGAATGCTTTCATCTTCATATTGTTTCTATATAACTCATCTGTAAGCAGCAGAGTTACACTTAGGTAAGCCTGAAATAAATTGCACTTAATTATTTGAGCATAGTTGAGTGTGTTAAAATAGATGTTGGATTATCATTGAGATATACAGCTAATGTTAAGTTTACCAGAAAACTTAATTTCATGTCTTTTGAAAGCATGTACTTGTATCATTAGCTGAAGTAATTGCCAATGATCtttttattggttttctttttgtttatgcaGGACCTGGACAGTGGAGATGTTAAGAGAAGAGTACATTTATTTGAAACTCAGAGAAGGACAAAAGAAGAAGATCCAATAATTCCTTTTAGTGATGGACCTATCATCTCAAAATGGGGTGCAATTTCTAGATCTTCCCGTACAGGTTACCATACCACGGATCCTGTCCAGGCCACTGCTTCCCAAGGAAGTGCGACTAAGCCCATCAGCGTATCAGGTTATCCATTTAACTAATACTTCACCTGATATGTTCTAGCACTGTGCTTTTTAATTCTTACTCTGTTAGGTACAGAACGCTTCTCTCCACTTAACAACCACAGTAAACTCAGAATTAAATGGCTTAGCCAGGAGAACATGGCTAGTTGGATAAAGTATggattttttggaaaaatatacaaTCACGTCTGTATCTGGTTTTTCACTTTTCTGATCATTGTTTCTTTCTACATTCCTGTAGATTATGTCCCTTATGTCAATGCTGTTGATTCAAGGTGGAGTTCATATGGTAATGAGGCTACATCATCAGCACATTATATTGAACGGTAACGTTACTCTTTAATTCTTTAGGATTCTCTATTCTCAGACTTACATGTATTCTCAGAGTCCAGATCCTACTCCCAGTTTTTCATGAACTGTGCTTTGCTAGTTTTAGCTATATaacatatttctgaaaaaaaaatttacatttggaATAAGGACTGAAACTTTCAAGGTTGATCTGTTATGTAAAACATATGTAGTATATAGTCATTATATGGTCATTACTgcttcagttgcttcatttatttcacttttgtaaCAGTAAACATATTTCTCTTTAAAGGGACAGATTCATTGTTACCGATTTATCTGGTCATAGAAAGCATTCCAGTACTGGAGACCTTTTGAGCATTGAACTTCAGCAGGTAGGCTCTGTATCACTcagctttgaattttttaaaaaaatagaatgacaTTTAAAAGCTATAGCCGGAAGctgacttgactttttttttccctctaggcCAAGAGTAACTCGTTGCTTCTTCAGAGGGAGGCCAATGCTTTGGCCATGCAGCAGAAGTGGAATTCCCTGGATGAAGGCCGTCACCTTACCTTAAATCTTCTAAGCAAGGAAATTGAATTGAGAAAtggagaggtgaggaaactgaacctCTCAGCTTCATCCCCAGTATATTTGCTGTTTGCTGCTGTTGCATGTTGTTTTATGGCATTACTTAATGCATTTTATGCCGTTACTTAGTGTGGCTTTTTCTGGTGGATAATTGCTTTTAAAACTTgagtagaaataaaattatagtcccagatttctttttttaaaatgggaatcatTGGGATTCCCATTTTAATTTGAAAGGGCAGCCCCAGTTTCCACAAATATGaaatcatatttttcttaattacagAGTGATTATCCAGAAGATGCAGCTGATACTAAGCCTGATAGGGATATTGAGTTAGAGCTTTCAGCTCTTGATACTGATGAACCTGATGGACAAGGTGAACAGATTGAAGTAAGTACTGCAATTAGATATCTAGGAGGCTTTACTCCACTGGAAATTAAAGTACAGGATGCTTTCATACGGAAggattaacattttatttttgtaggagATCCTGGACATACAGCTTGGTATCAGTTCTCAAAATGATCAGTTACTGAATGGAACAGCAGTAGAAAATGGGCATCCAGTCCAACAACACCAAAAGGAGCCTCTGGAGCAGAAGAGACAGAGTTTAGGTGAAGACCATGTGATTCTGTGAGtgttagaaataaaattcataaccAGTGGGCATAGGGCATGAATATTTAAAGAGAAGTAGATGCATCGTTAAATGcatcttttttggttttattctatGAGGGGAGGACCTTATGTAATAAGGCAATGATTTGGTCAGTCTGGATTTTTAGGAGAGAAGGGGTAAATTTGAGCTAACAAAGTGGTCCATTTTCGTAGCCTAAAACTTGCTTTCTGTTGGGATTAAAGTTTATGTTTATTCTCCAGCCTCTATCTGATAGCCAAACATCGAGACCgcagaatgaagaataaaaacctaaatgaagggcttcccttttaaaaaatcatgttaggATATTCTTGGCCTTTAGTATAATTACTGCCAAGAATATGGGCTAATCTTGAACTTAATAGTTTGTTGGCCTTAAATTAACCAgtattctaattttttattataatttttgaaaaatgggaCTTTTTTAGTGACCTCTGATACTTTTTAGTGAAAAGACATGTCTTTGCTAGGAGCTCTTAAAGTGTTTTACAACTTTTATTCAGCATGTATGgttacttttaaaagttttcacttAAAGCTAAtttgttttcaatgtcatttattttgtCCCAGGGAGGAGCAAAAAACAATTCTGCCGGTAACTTCTTGCTTTAGTCAGCCACTCCCAGTGTCTATTAGCAATGCGAGTTGCCTCCCCATCACCACATCTGTCAGTGTTGGCAACGTCATTCTGAAAACTCATGTTATGTCTGAAGATAAAAACGACTTTTTAAAACCTGTTGCAAATGGGAAGATGGTTAACAGCTGAAAGGAGGTTCATCTTTCAAATTTGTGACCATACCATGGAAGCATTTACACtagctttttatatatataatatatattatataatgtatattttttttaaaaaaaaagatattactggGGGCATCCATTTCCTGTGGACTCTTTGATACTTCAAGCCCTCTTGCATTagcattatgaaaaaaaaaaaagaaaatttactttaCTAGGGTAACACGTTCACTTTCCAGAAGTGATTGGAATTTGGACATTTAACTTAAGCTTCAAGCAGCTTTTTATGAGTTTGTAGCAATCCGGTGCAGTAACTGAGCCATTTCCTATTTTAAATGGCTTCTATAGAAAATTAACAACTCAGTTATTAAACTAGCAGGATCCTACAATGATACATCTAGTGAAAGTAGacttaattaacttatttatttctattttatgtttcacTGAGAGAAATTTCCATCTCATTCCAGctgctttatttatctttttcatgGGACtttgcatggattttttttctctctcgctctttttttttttttaattttgaagagtgGAGTTAGACATTCTTACCATAGAATTTTACAGGGTTATTATATACTAGCTTTCTTTACTGCATTATATGTAGGAGTGTGGTGCAGTGCTTTTATCTgtagcatttaaattttttttcaattttccatttttcgAGAGTAGTTTCTGCTTTGTTAATATTTATACACAGGCTACTTGTTGAAGTAAGTAATTAAATATATAACCAAGTGCCTAAGTCTTTCAGCTGATGTACTAGATATTAAATTCTCCTAAGTTATGCAGAATCGTTTTTACAATTTTGATAAATTATGCACTAATGTAatggcagttttttaaaatgcagatttaagCCTGTACATTATTGAATCTGATGACTTGGCAAAAGAATCAGGTGCTTTCAGCTTTCTTGAGAAAACCC from the Hippopotamus amphibius kiboko isolate mHipAmp2 chromosome 2, mHipAmp2.hap2, whole genome shotgun sequence genome contains:
- the RC3H2 gene encoding roquin-2 isoform X1, whose product is MPVQAAQWTEFLSCPICYNEFDENVHKPISLGCSHTVCKTCLNKLHRKACPFDQTAINTDIDVLPVNFALLQLVGAQVPDHQSVKLSNLGENKHYEVAKKCVEDLALYLKPLSGGKGVASLNQSALSRPMQRKLVTLVNCQLVEEEGRVRAIRAARSLGERTVTELILQHQNPQQLSANLWAAVRARGCQFLGPAMQEEALKLVLLALEDGSALSRKVLVLFVVQRLEPRFPQASKTSIGHVVQLLYRASCFKVTKRDEDSSLMQLKEEFRSYEALRREHDAQIVHIAMEAGLRISPEQWSSLLYGDLAHKSHMQSIIDKLQSPESFAKSVQELTIVLQRTGDPANLNRLRPHLELLANIDPNPDAVSPTWEQLENAMVAVKTVVHGLVDFIQNYSRKGHETPQPQPNSKYKTSMCRDLRQQGGCPRGTNCTFAHSQEELEKYRLRNKKINATVRTFPLLNKVGVNNTVTTTAGNVISVIGSTETTGKIVPSTNGISNAENSVSQLIPRSTDSTLRALETVKKVGKVGTNGQNAAGPSAESVTENKVGSPPKTPVTNVAATSAGPTNVGTELNSVPPKSSPFITRVPVYPQHSENIQYFQDPRTQIPFEVPQYPQTGYYPPPPTVPAGVAPCVPRFVRSNNVPESSLPPASMPYADHYSTFSPRDRMNSSPYQPPPPQPYGPVPPVPSGMYAPVYDSRRIWRPPMYQRDDIIRSNSLPPMDVMHSSVYQTSLRERYNSLDGYYSVACQPPSEPRTTVPLAREPCGHLKTSCEEQIRRKPEQWAQYHTQKAPLVSSTLPVATQSPTPPSPLFSVDFRADFSESVSGTKFEEDHLSHYSPWSCGTIGSCINAIDSEPRDVIANSNAVLMDLDSGDVKRRVHLFETQRRTKEEDPIIPFSDGPIISKWGAISRSSRTGYHTTDPVQATASQGSATKPISVSDYVPYVNAVDSRWSSYGNEATSSAHYIERDRFIVTDLSGHRKHSSTGDLLSIELQQAKSNSLLLQREANALAMQQKWNSLDEGRHLTLNLLSKEIELRNGESDYPEDAADTKPDRDIELELSALDTDEPDGQGEQIEEILDIQLGISSQNDQLLNGTAVENGHPVQQHQKEPLEQKRQSLGEDHVILEEQKTILPVTSCFSQPLPVSISNASCLPITTSVSVGNVILKTHVMSEDKNDFLKPVANGKMVNS
- the RC3H2 gene encoding roquin-2 isoform X2; its protein translation is MPVQAAQWTEFLSCPICYNEFDENVHKPISLGCSHTVCKTCLNKLHRKACPFDQTAINTDIDVLPVNFALLQLVGAQVPDHQSVKLSNLGENKHYEVAKKCVEDLALYLKPLSGGKGVASLNQSALSRPMQRKLVTLVNCQLVEEEGRVRAIRAARSLGERTVTELILQHQNPQQLSANLWAAVRARGCQFLGPAMQEEALKLVLLALEDGSALSRKVLVLFVVQRLEPRFPQASKTSIGHVVQLLYRASCFKVTKRDEDSSLMQLKEEFRSYEALRREHDAQIVHIAMEAGLRISPEQWSSLLYGDLAHKSHMQSIIDKLQSPESFAKSVQELTIVLQRTGDPANLNRLRPHLELLANIDPNPDAVSPTWEQLENAMVAVKTVVHGLVDFIQNYSRKGHETPQPQPNSKYKTSMCRDLRQQGGCPRGTNCTFAHSQEELEKYRLRNKKINATVRTFPLLNKVGVNNTVTTTAGNVISVIGSTETTGKIVPSTNGISNAENSVSQLIPRSTDSTLRALETVKKVGKVGTNGQNAAGPSAESVTENKVGSPPKTPVTNVAATSAGPTNVGTELNSVPPKSSPFITRVPVYPQHSENIQYFQDPRTQIPFEVPQYPQTGYYPPPPTVPAGVAPCVPRFVRSNNVPESSLPPASMPYADHYSTFSPRDRMNSSPYQPPPPQPYGPVPPVPSGMYAPVYDSRRIWRPPMYQRDDIIRSNSLPPMDVMHSSVYQTSLRERYNSLDGYYSVACQPPSEPRTTVPLAREPCGHLKTSCEEQIRRKPEQWAQYHTQKAPLVSSTLPVATQSPTPPSPLFSVDFRADFSESVSGTKFEEDHLSHYSPWSCGTIGSCINAIDSEPRDVIANSNAVLMDLDSGDVKRRVHLFETQRRTKEEDPIIPFSDGPIISKWGAISRSSRTGYHTTDPVQATASQGSATKPISVSDYVPYVNAVDSRWSSYGNEATSSAHYIERDRFIVTDLSGHRKHSSTGDLLSIELQQAKSNSLLLQREANALAMQQKWNSLDEGRHLTLNLLSKEIELRNGESDYPEDAADTKPDRDIELELSALDTDEPDGQGEQIEEILDIQLGISSQNDQLLNGTAVENGHPVQQHQKEPLEQKRQSLGRSKKQFCR